From Gossypium raimondii isolate GPD5lz chromosome 11, ASM2569854v1, whole genome shotgun sequence:
GGAAGTTATTGTAGGGCCTGAAAACAGAACAGCAACATCCAAGGACAATTTTCTAAAGGTCAATCTTATTGGAGATTTTGTTGGATATACAAGTATCCCTACATTCGAGGACTTCTACCTGGTCATTCCAAGGCAGGTCAGCTTGCTTAGAGGATACTGTCATGACTATCCTGCTAACAGATATATTTTAGTCATCTTTTCAATTACTGTGAGATGGCTTTTCCCTTGACATTTCACAAGATGAATTAATGTTATCAGGTTGTTTGGTCTATTTTCGTACTTACCATGTTGGGATCATATGTGATTTTCACTGAAAATTCTGCAAAAATATGACCATTGAACAATTATTCtgatttaaaacatgtaaataaccagcaattattaaatttggtgATGGAGCTTGAATTGAAACTCAGAACCTTTTTTAGGCATTGCTTGGTTTTCCCTGTTTTGTCTTcttattgatatgtttttgtTAGAAGGTACATGCTTGAAATACTGTTGCTGTATATAGTAATGAGTTCCTGTTGAGAAAGAGAACTACTCCAACTAGCAGCCAGTTTGTTCTTAATTCTTTTTAGTATGGGAGATTGGCTACAATATGCATGGCAatgtaatttgaatatgttCTTCCAGAATATTTTGCTGCATATCATCTTCATTTGTTTATTGCTATTTTCGTGCAAATTCAGTTATTTTGAATTTCCGaaactcttttttttccttcattgaCAGGGTAGTCCAGGTCAACCCAATGATTTGGGAAGGAATCTTTCTATGTGGATGCTGCTTGAGAGAGTGAGGTTTACCTTAGATGGTGTTGAATGCAACAAAATTGGTGTCAGTTATGATGCTTTCAATGGTCAGCCAAACTTCTGTTCATCGCCATTTTGGAGTTGCTTGCATAATCAGTTGTGGAATTTCTGGGAAGTTAGTATATAAAGCTAAACAGtaattctttttctaatttctcTAACTAATTTGGTGCAAGGTTTAGCATTGGCATAGTTATGATTTTCTGCTGTTTTGTAGTTGAATCCTActctaaattgtaaattttgttagttCTGTATTTGTTGCTACATACATGAATTAACCTTTTTGGTGCTCTGAATTTATTCTATCATTGTTACTGAGAAGACACTGCCTTACTGCTAACAGGCTGATCAAAACCGAATTAAGAGGGGGCAAGTTCCATTGTATGGCGTGCAAGGGAAATATGAAAGGATAAATGAGCATCCAGTTAAGATTCCACAATTGTACATTCCTTCTGTGCAAGTTTCTCCATAATTTAGGTGGGCTAATTTATGGTTCCCATTTGGCTGCAGGATGCAGGGTCTCATTCATTCTCTATTGGAGTGACAGAAGTTCTTAACACAAACCTCCTGATAGAACTGAGGGCTGATGACATAGATTTTGTTTTCCAAAGGTAAGTAATCCTGCTACAATTGATAGCTAACACAGAGATTTAGATCACTTGAACGCATTCTTACTATTTGTGGCAAATGATTCATCAGGAGCATGGATTTGCAATGTTCAACTTGATTATACGAGCAGTTTAGACCAATTTATTTTCTGAAGTACTGAACTTGATTTTTGCTCAATAGTTGCCTGAATCAGTGAACAAATATTGTTTCTACAATGTGGCCATGGGACTGAGAAGGTTCATTTCCGAGTTTTTAGATGAAGTGAAACTTACCATTCCCTTGTAGAACATTGACTGCTGCTTCAATCTTTCATTGATCTGTAAAACTTGTGCCTAGTAGTTCATCCAATCACACCCATAGGCCGTAACTGCTGCCTTacaattctttttcctttcttataAGAAATTACTTTGATATAAGACTGAAAAAGTGACCTGATGTTTAGGTGGAttgaatttttggttcaaaaaATTCTGCTACTCACATGGTGGTCCTTCATTAATTAAGTAGACCATTGGTTTACTTATCATCTAGGTCAAAGTATTAAGGACCATAATGTATGTGTTGACATATGTTCATACACGCAATACATAGACCTTTCTGCTTCTGTATGCTTGAGTTCTAGGTTATTACTTCTTTCTTATACTATcactcaaaacattttaatgttatttatggTTAGTGATGTCTTTCGGTTTCATATCTCAGCAATCCCTCATcttcaatgttttttttctttgttgatgtcaaaatcacatatattttcatcttcCCGCAGGAGTCCTGGAAAAATCATGAGTGTAACAGTTCCAACATTTGAAGCCCTCACTCAGTTTGGGGTTGCCACAATTACTGCTAAGAATACCGGTGAAGTAGAAGCATCATATAGCTTAACGGTACTCAAGAgactaatttttttctcattatcTTCCTTAAAGGCATAAATATGAGTTTCTATTTAAACAAATatgttgaaattgttaaattgttttatataaacttttgtTGCAACAAGTTTGCTCTAGTTTCAACACTTTTTCCTTGTGCAGTTCGACTGCTCAAAAGGTGTTGCCCATATGGAGGTattttctctcaactctttttAGACATGGTGGGCATAGGTTGTTCTTAATCATGGttcatcaaataatatcatcaacattGAATATTTCTGCAGGAGCAATTCTTCATTATGAAgccaaaagaaatttcagctcGATCTTTTAAAGTCTATCCAACAACTGATCAGGCTGCAAGATATGTTTGTTCTGGTAAGAATTAAAAGGAGGTCCTTAAACTATCttggataaatttttatatacccaaattttaaaatcactGATATCGACACTCTCTCAACACGCTTTTCCTTGATATTCTGAACGCACAGCTATATTGAAGGACTCTGAATTTAGTGAAGTTGACAGAGCAGAGTGCCAGTTTAGTACTACAGCTACTGTTTTTGAAAATGGATCACAGGTATGATAAGTGTATGATATGCTTATATAGTCACCTCATTGAGATAGAAACCTGGCTCAAATGTTTGTTAAGTATCAAAGGGGTATGAATATAAAGTTCTAAAACCTATGTTGCTcggtttctttattttttatgaagtaCCTGTTTCTGCCACTTGTGTTCGACACAAAGATATGAGGATATGATCTCCAAGGatcattcaaatacatgaaaaacttagaaaaactAACCATAACCATATGCGATACCTACACCCGAGTCCGAGTAACATAGTCTAAAACTATGTTGCaccaactatttaattttcttgaagtACGTGTGtgacacatttttggaccacaAATGGCAATATAGTCCTCCAAAGTTTACCCTTCAaagttcaaatacatagaaaagtttaggaaaaaaattgaatacgTACATGTTAGATAATTATCCGTATCCAACACTTGTACATAGTTATTAACAATTGAGGAgaactttaaattaattatgtgcGTTGTCTATGTCAACCGTAAACGCTATTTACTGCTGTGAACAAAATATCACTCGGTGATCTTGATGTGTAAAATTAGTAAATCCCTTAAAACTGTGAATTTGCTTCAGATTACTCCTTTTCAACCACCAAAGACTGGCGTGAATGGTTTCTTTGAGtctcttaaaaaaatttggaaaaaccTGTGGGAAAGTTTGGTGGACTTCATCACTGGAGAAACTTGCAGGTCATTTTGACAATTAGATTACACATTTCCATATATTCTAAAGTTTATTGTAACCtttaaagtttatttacttatgatgCTATTGATTCAATGTTATATTTGTTTCCTTTTGTTGTGTAGAGGGAAATGCTCGGGCTTTTTCGACTTCAGCTGCCACATACAGTATATCTGTATGAGTTGGGTAGTACTTTTCGGTTTACTTTTAGCTATATTTCCCACCGGTAAACCTTCGTTCTTATCAAGAAACAAGTTATGGATAACGCAAATAATATGCTTTGTTATATTACAGTTGTGTTTTTGAATTGCAGTGCTTGTGTTGCTATGGCTTTTACATCAGAAAGGCTTGTTCGATCCTCTTTATGATTGGTTCGAAGATCATTTCGGGCTCGATGATTACGGATCTAGTGATATCCATAGACATGGTATCAATAACCGCCACTCCCACTTTCATGCCAAAAAGCATACCAGGAGCAAGTACCACAAACATGATGCTCGATATAATCGAAACGGCATTCACCATGATCGCCGCCGGCACATGCATTCTGAAAGGGACTGTGATTATTATCATTATCTGCATCATGTTCACAAGGACAAGCACAAGCACAAACATAGGCATGTTAAGAGTTCTAGCATTGTAGAAGTTCAGTTGGATAGGAGGAAACATGATGATGTTGGGCACCACAAGCATAGAAGAGCAATAGAGTCCATAGAAAGACCATTGAAGCTGAGATAGACAGAGTAGTAGACAGCAGTATGAAGTTAATTGTTGAATACCTACTTGAGTGGCttcttttttaacctttttaactTGCACTTAAACTTGAATATACATTGTATGTTTGACCACGTGTGGAGACCTTGCTTCAACTTCGAGAATAACCTCGCAGAAATTCTACCTTCGCAAACCATGACTACAAACATGTGGACTAGACATGACTTTTATATACCTCATATATTTCTCCCATGAAATTTGAGAGATTATATAAGCCTTTTCCTATGACTTAATTGAGAATAATATGGGCTATACATGATCTACATGTGACCTTTATACACCCCACATACTTATCCCATGAAACTTGAGAAATTATATAAGCCTTTTCTTACAACTTAATTAAGAATAATCATtctcaatataaaataataaaagggaaaatgaagagaagagagaaaactCTTTTCACCCAATTCAGAAATCCTTTCGGCCCtcatttttatatatgattCTCGATCTTGAATGAATTACATCAATtgcttaatttatatttatccaTTAACAATATACTTAACACTTTTAATTCAAACTCTTTCtaataaaagtattagtatATCATAAAATTGTGTTTCGTaactcttttataattaatataaaatgctTCCAACAAttgtaaaaattcatataaataaaagGTATGGTAGGGACATAAAATGGaactgtaaatattaaattttcatgtggGAATTGGGATCCATCGAGTAATATCATGATTTGGGAAAAGAGTTATTCCTTACTCAAGTTCGATTGGATTTGTTTAgcttaatacaatttaattaataaaaatatttttatttaaatttaattataaaatacaaataattattattttatttgatatactaCCAACTAAATGTCAACacgataaaatatattttttttaaattatgcctCCACTTGTAATGTATAATGAATATAAAAGTTAACAtcaaagtaattttaatattttattgtttttttaaataggaATAGAAACTACAGCAGTTTAAATCAAAACTTTCCTACTAGAACCAATGCTATTGCCATCATCCTGTAGCAGTCGATTACCTCATGTGGAGCTTGTAGGAACTGGTGACTGCCTAAAcggtttaatattttattgttttgaatattaagATGAGACACTAAAcctaattttgataaaaaaaagaatttgaaaataatcgCGGAGAGGTTTATTCTAAGAAAAGACTcattaaattctcaaaaaaaaaaaaccagaaaagaaaagactaaTTAAagaatttcataatttatttgaccCCCCCccctcccaaaaaaaaaaaagaagaaagaatttgaCCCAAAAAATCATATCGAAACCCGATCAGCCCATTAAGAGGCCATGGTTAGGTTAGGTTCGGACGGCACCTCCTTCTTCATCATTAAGTTCGCTCTTTTTATTATTGCTTCTTCGTTTCGCTCCCTACTTAGCTCTCTGTATTGGGTTTTTGAATTTGAACTTTTTTGCTCTCTCAGATTCAGGAAAAATGAAGAAACCTTTTAACTCAATTACAACTTCGAGCCAAACCCACTTCGAGgaaagtgaagaagaagaagagatcgAATCTTCATCCGAAGAAGAGAAATCCGATGACACCATTGATTCTGATGAAGTGGGTATATTTCATTATAGCTTGAATTCTACTTCCTTCAATTGTCAATTGAATAGTGATTGGGTTTCTTTTGTGCTTCTGGGATTATTGTAGGAGGAAGAGATAGAGCGTGAATTAGCAGAAGTTACATTCGGAGAGCTACAAAAAGCACGAGCCGATGGTACTGATTCAATCTCTCGCAAACCCCAAACAGAGACCAAG
This genomic window contains:
- the LOC105801906 gene encoding protein HAPLESS 2 — encoded protein: MGRLARFLIYMIRLLFLQNMVISVEILSKSKLEKCEKRTDSNDELNCTTKIVINMAVPSGSSGGEAFVVAEIVEVEENSTNNMQTLRVPPVITVNKSSAYALYQLTYIRDVPFKPQEFFVKTRKCQPDAGANVVKICERLRDEDGHIIEHTRPICCPCGPRRRAPSSCGNIFDKLIKGKANTAHCLRFPGDWFHVFGIGQQSIGFSVRIEMKTGNKVSEVIVGPENRTATSKDNFLKVNLIGDFVGYTSIPTFEDFYLVIPRQGSPGQPNDLGRNLSMWMLLERVRFTLDGVECNKIGVSYDAFNGQPNFCSSPFWSCLHNQLWNFWEADQNRIKRGQVPLYGVQGKYERINEHPDAGSHSFSIGVTEVLNTNLLIELRADDIDFVFQRSPGKIMSVTVPTFEALTQFGVATITAKNTGEVEASYSLTFDCSKGVAHMEEQFFIMKPKEISARSFKVYPTTDQAARYVCSAILKDSEFSEVDRAECQFSTTATVFENGSQITPFQPPKTGVNGFFESLKKIWKNLWESLVDFITGETCRGKCSGFFDFSCHIQYICMSWVVLFGLLLAIFPTVLVLLWLLHQKGLFDPLYDWFEDHFGLDDYGSSDIHRHGINNRHSHFHAKKHTRSKYHKHDARYNRNGIHHDRRRHMHSERDCDYYHYLHHVHKDKHKHKHRHVKSSSIVEVQLDRRKHDDVGHHKHRRAIESIERPLKLR